The proteins below are encoded in one region of Campylobacter rectus:
- a CDS encoding flagellar export protein FliJ: MKSKFTQIVNIKKRNLDKIELNLARTRNEAAMIEGFIAQAAEQISKFEMPSSGSAIDLRGSLELLGAMRREKNLLTERLELMKKNIAHLERQHKAANLEYEKIKYLQTQDFSAQIEKIKKAEAAALDEFATMNFTRQKNADQ, from the coding sequence ATGAAAAGCAAATTTACGCAAATCGTAAATATAAAAAAGCGAAATTTAGACAAAATCGAGCTAAATTTGGCAAGAACCAGAAACGAAGCCGCGATGATAGAGGGCTTCATAGCGCAGGCCGCCGAGCAAATTTCAAAATTTGAAATGCCATCAAGCGGCTCTGCGATCGATCTGCGAGGTTCGCTGGAGCTTCTTGGTGCGATGCGGCGAGAAAAGAATCTGCTAACCGAGCGGCTGGAGCTAATGAAAAAAAACATCGCGCATCTCGAGCGGCAGCACAAGGCAGCCAATCTAGAGTATGAAAAGATAAAATACCTGCAAACGCAGGACTTTAGCGCGCAAATAGAAAAGATAAAAAAGGCCGAAGCGGCGGCTCTGGACGAGTTTGCGACGATGAATTTTACTAGGCAAAAAAATGCGGATCAATGA
- a CDS encoding DNA methyltransferase produces MRINDLDLSDWKNCDINTDSLWFIAERDKSGKHKNIYHGNFIPQIPNQLLRRYTKRGEFVFEPFMGSGTTLFECENLDRKYIGFDINPLMLDYVRQSMQNSNFSDFFIAECDSMNAQSVDKNFENMGIKNVQFVLMHPPYMDIVKFTDDENDLSRCDNINEFVKKFKLVCENSLKFLDKNRYFAVVIGDIYKNSEILPLSFYCMDMIKRNFKVKLKGIVVKNIEGNRGKLGTSGIWRYRALKNDYYIFKHEYILVFKKEF; encoded by the coding sequence ATGCGGATCAATGATTTGGATTTGAGTGACTGGAAAAACTGCGACATAAATACCGATAGTCTTTGGTTTATCGCAGAGCGCGATAAAAGCGGTAAACATAAAAACATCTATCACGGTAATTTTATCCCGCAGATCCCAAATCAACTCCTGCGCCGATATACCAAAAGGGGCGAATTTGTGTTTGAGCCTTTTATGGGTAGCGGCACGACGCTGTTTGAGTGCGAAAATTTGGATCGAAAATATATCGGTTTTGATATAAATCCATTGATGTTGGATTATGTGCGCCAAAGTATGCAAAACTCGAATTTTAGTGATTTTTTTATAGCTGAGTGTGATTCGATGAATGCCCAAAGTGTTGATAAAAATTTTGAAAATATGGGTATTAAAAATGTACAATTCGTCCTGATGCATCCGCCTTATATGGATATCGTTAAATTTACGGATGACGAAAACGACCTATCTAGATGTGACAATATAAATGAATTTGTAAAAAAATTTAAGCTTGTCTGTGAAAATTCTTTAAAATTTTTGGACAAAAATCGTTATTTTGCTGTAGTGATCGGCGATATTTATAAAAATAGCGAAATTTTGCCGCTTAGCTTTTACTGTATGGATATGATAAAGAGAAATTTTAAAGTCAAGTTAAAAGGTATAGTCGTAAAAAATATCGAAGGTAATCGCGGCAAACTAGGCACGAGCGGAATTTGGCGGTATCGTGCGTTAAAAAACGATTATTATATTTTTAAGCACGAATATATTTTGGTTTTTAAAAAGGAGTTTTGA
- a CDS encoding DNA adenine methylase, protein MNYIGSKFKLSSWIRDEICKVVGNDLSQKIFCDIFAGTGIVGRTFKASVKKVIANDIEPYSYVLNKNYISNHKILRQTDDLINELNDLKPVEDGFIYKNYCFGSGSGRQYFSDENGKKIDTVRQEIERWHKIGKMTDEIYYFLLASLIESADKVANTASVYGAFLKNIKASALKPLVLEAAKFEINDNVHDVYQMDANKLIREIAGDILYLDPPYNARQYGANYHLLNTIALYDKFTPKGKTGLRNYMRSKYCSKNGVATEFENLIKNANFKYIFLSYNNEGLMNEYQIRKILLKYGKYNLVKKEYQRFKADKSENRKHKADSTFEYLHVLEKIN, encoded by the coding sequence ATGAACTACATCGGCTCTAAATTTAAACTCTCAAGCTGGATAAGAGACGAGATTTGCAAAGTTGTTGGCAATGATTTATCGCAAAAAATCTTCTGCGATATCTTTGCGGGCACCGGTATAGTCGGGCGGACTTTTAAAGCAAGCGTGAAAAAAGTCATCGCAAACGATATAGAGCCCTATAGTTATGTCTTAAATAAAAACTACATCAGTAATCATAAAATTTTAAGACAAACGGACGATTTGATAAATGAATTAAACGATCTTAAACCCGTTGAAGACGGGTTTATTTACAAGAACTACTGCTTTGGCAGCGGTTCTGGTCGCCAATACTTTAGCGATGAAAACGGCAAAAAAATAGATACTGTCAGGCAGGAAATAGAAAGATGGCATAAAATCGGAAAAATGACCGATGAAATTTACTATTTTTTGTTGGCTTCGCTTATAGAAAGCGCAGACAAAGTCGCAAATACTGCATCAGTTTATGGAGCGTTTCTAAAAAATATCAAAGCATCTGCCTTAAAGCCATTGGTTTTGGAAGCAGCTAAATTTGAGATAAATGACAATGTCCACGATGTTTATCAGATGGATGCAAATAAACTGATAAGAGAAATTGCCGGCGATATTTTGTATTTAGATCCGCCTTATAATGCTCGGCAATATGGCGCAAACTACCACTTATTGAACACCATAGCACTTTATGATAAATTTACGCCAAAGGGCAAGACTGGATTGCGAAACTATATGCGCTCGAAATATTGTTCAAAAAACGGTGTTGCAACTGAATTTGAAAATTTAATAAAAAATGCAAATTTTAAATATATCTTTTTAAGTTACAACAATGAAGGACTGATGAATGAGTATCAAATTCGCAAAATTTTACTCAAATACGGCAAGTATAATTTAGTAAAAAAAGAATATCAAAGGTTTAAAGCCGATAAAAGCGAAAATCGTAAGCATAAGGCCGATTCTACGTTTGAATATTTGCATGTTTTGGAAAAAATAAACTGA
- a CDS encoding MotE family protein, whose product MKIFLILLTLNLCVWGADGANAQSASQSGFKIPVDCVSIFEARKDEIKKEIARLDEARQSLEAFRASSAALFEERNAKLAAKEAEINATLARAQEEKRQTEQLLKKNGEILKELKTMTSDKVGETYGKMKDQAAADVLSAMDRADAASIMYSLSPKKISAIMAKMEPAAASEITLLIKQGPPFIKAEKNVTQEVSPTSPDGPAGNLLNL is encoded by the coding sequence TTGAAAATTTTTTTGATTTTACTAACTTTAAATTTATGCGTTTGGGGCGCAGACGGCGCGAACGCCCAAAGCGCGAGCCAAAGCGGCTTTAAGATCCCCGTGGACTGCGTTTCGATCTTTGAAGCTAGAAAAGACGAGATAAAAAAAGAGATCGCAAGACTTGATGAGGCAAGGCAGAGCTTGGAGGCTTTTCGGGCGAGTTCGGCGGCGCTTTTTGAGGAGCGAAACGCCAAACTGGCCGCCAAAGAGGCCGAGATAAACGCGACTCTAGCCCGCGCGCAAGAGGAAAAAAGGCAGACCGAGCAGCTACTAAAGAAAAATGGCGAAATTCTAAAAGAGCTAAAAACGATGACTAGCGACAAGGTCGGCGAGACCTACGGCAAGATGAAAGATCAAGCCGCCGCCGACGTTCTAAGCGCGATGGATAGGGCGGATGCGGCTAGCATCATGTACTCGCTAAGTCCTAAAAAAATCTCTGCGATAATGGCCAAAATGGAGCCTGCTGCAGCGTCTGAAATCACGCTTTTAATCAAGCAAGGCCCGCCCTTTATAAAGGCCGAAAAAAACGTAACGCAGGAAGTCTCTCCGACCTCGCCCGACGGCCCCGCGGGAAATCTGTTAAATTTGTGA